In Pseudobacter ginsenosidimutans, the following are encoded in one genomic region:
- a CDS encoding ABC transporter ATP-binding protein: MREIIARIESLSHRYHKSWAVKDINWDIPNRGITGLLGSNGAGKSTTMNVLCGALRPTQGNVIIAGINLRKDPQQARREIGFLPQQAPLYIDLSIDEYLRYCAELRLIPPKQINASIEAAKQKCGIAHFSKRLIRNLSGGYRQRVGIAQAIIHRPPLIVLDEPTNGLDPNQILEVRSLIREIAEERAVVFSSHILTEIQTLCKDVVMIEGGQIVFSDTMDAFNNHTGNNTMIVHLEEAPASDQLMQIPGIMQVELLSGNRFRLFTSGERKLAEDIVQASVQHQWRLQEILFEKPSLDEVFAKLSKQQSKFKA, translated from the coding sequence ATGAGAGAGATAATTGCGAGAATTGAATCTCTGAGCCATCGATATCATAAATCATGGGCTGTAAAGGATATCAACTGGGATATACCCAACAGGGGTATCACCGGATTGCTGGGCTCCAATGGGGCCGGTAAATCCACCACCATGAATGTGCTTTGCGGAGCATTAAGACCAACGCAGGGCAATGTGATCATCGCCGGTATCAACCTCAGGAAAGATCCGCAGCAGGCCCGCAGGGAGATCGGCTTCCTTCCACAACAGGCACCTTTGTACATCGATCTATCCATCGATGAGTATCTGCGCTATTGTGCAGAGCTGAGACTGATCCCGCCCAAACAGATCAATGCCTCCATAGAAGCAGCCAAACAAAAATGCGGCATTGCCCATTTCAGCAAGCGGCTGATCCGGAACCTGTCCGGCGGATATCGTCAACGCGTAGGCATCGCACAGGCCATCATTCACAGGCCGCCATTGATTGTACTGGATGAACCCACCAATGGCCTTGATCCCAACCAGATCCTCGAAGTGAGATCACTGATCAGGGAAATTGCCGAAGAGCGGGCAGTAGTATTCTCTTCCCATATCCTCACAGAGATACAAACGCTCTGCAAAGATGTAGTGATGATCGAAGGAGGACAGATCGTATTCTCCGATACCATGGACGCCTTCAATAATCATACAGGTAATAACACAATGATCGTACATCTCGAAGAAGCTCCTGCATCTGACCAGTTGATGCAAATACCGGGAATAATGCAAGTTGAGCTATTGAGCGGGAACCGTTTCAGGCTGTTTACTTCCGGCGAAAGAAAGCTCGCGGAAGATATTGTACAGGCCAGCGTTCAGCACCAATGGAGGCTGCAGGAAATATTGTTCGAGAAGCCATCCCTCGATGAAGTGTTTGCGAAACTTTCAAAACAACAATCAAAATTCAAAGCATGA
- a CDS encoding RagB/SusD family nutrient uptake outer membrane protein — translation MKPLLLILAGSLMITSCKKFLDEKPDPTLSTVNTLDDVQELLDNFRKYFGGEMALTACDDYYLTEAEWQARQEKDRNIYLWHPTQTSYYEWNGAYDQLLHFNTALTNAEKAKTGRIVKNRDHLRGACLTIRSEIFLRLAQQFAIQYNSTDAGTEPGIVLRFSEDYNEKIVRSDLKTTYGQIVKDLESAIPLLPAQSLYKHRPTKASAWGLLARTCLQMANYPKAREAADASLKEHHQLLNYNTCNAAEEYPLSRFETNPEILLYRVNENGIAAPFVMPRVDTNLLLLYKENDLRKEMYFSPTSDGADFYRGTYAIGGMNFTGLTVSEVYLIRAECAARAGDTQAALDDINTLLQARYKAGHFVPETAANAAAALELVLTERRKEMLLRGQRWGDIKRLNREPGRAITLTRKIGTNTYTIPPNDPRYAFLIPPEVMMFKPDIPQNPR, via the coding sequence ATGAAACCTCTTCTTCTCATATTGGCTGGAAGTCTGATGATCACTTCCTGCAAAAAATTCCTGGATGAAAAACCAGATCCAACACTCTCCACAGTTAACACGCTGGATGATGTTCAGGAATTGCTCGACAATTTCAGAAAATACTTTGGCGGAGAAATGGCGCTTACTGCTTGTGATGATTATTATCTTACAGAAGCAGAATGGCAGGCAAGGCAGGAAAAAGACAGGAATATCTATCTCTGGCATCCCACCCAAACATCTTACTATGAATGGAATGGGGCATATGATCAGCTGCTCCATTTCAATACAGCATTGACCAATGCAGAGAAAGCCAAGACAGGCAGGATTGTTAAGAACCGTGATCATTTGCGTGGCGCCTGTCTTACCATCAGATCAGAAATATTCTTAAGACTTGCGCAACAATTCGCTATCCAGTACAACAGCACAGACGCGGGCACTGAGCCTGGAATTGTGCTTCGTTTTTCTGAGGATTACAATGAAAAGATCGTAAGGTCCGATCTCAAAACAACTTATGGGCAGATCGTTAAGGATCTCGAATCCGCCATACCTCTGCTTCCTGCTCAATCTCTCTACAAACACAGGCCCACCAAAGCTTCAGCATGGGGCTTGCTGGCCAGGACCTGCCTGCAGATGGCCAATTATCCCAAAGCAAGGGAAGCGGCAGATGCCAGCCTGAAAGAACATCACCAGTTGCTAAATTATAATACCTGCAATGCTGCAGAAGAATATCCACTCAGCAGGTTCGAAACAAACCCTGAGATCCTCCTCTACCGCGTCAATGAGAATGGTATAGCTGCCCCATTTGTCATGCCCAGGGTAGACACCAATTTACTGTTGCTGTATAAAGAGAACGATCTGAGGAAAGAAATGTACTTCAGCCCCACCAGTGATGGCGCAGATTTCTATCGAGGCACATATGCTATCGGTGGTATGAACTTCACCGGGCTCACCGTTTCCGAAGTATATCTAATCCGGGCGGAATGCGCCGCCAGAGCAGGTGATACACAGGCAGCGCTGGATGATATCAACACCTTGCTTCAGGCCCGTTACAAAGCCGGACATTTCGTTCCTGAAACTGCCGCCAATGCAGCAGCTGCACTGGAACTGGTGCTCACAGAAAGGCGAAAGGAAATGCTTCTGCGCGGCCAGCGCTGGGGCGATATCAAAAGATTGAACCGCGAACCGGGACGGGCCATCACACTTACCAGGAAAATAGGTACAAATACCTATACAATTCCTCCCAATGACCCTCGCTATGCTTTCCTCATTCCACCGGAAGTGATGATGTTCAAACCGGATATTCCACAGAATCCACGCTGA